TGAAGTGGACCAAGTCTTTCAAGGTGTTTTGTTCGATGTGATTCACGTCAATGGCCTATTGGGGTTTGGCGTGAACGAGCCAGCGGAAGTTTGTCGGATGGTCGAGGCGTGTCACCGTGCGCTAAAGCCGAATGGGTCGCTGATGCTTGGTTGGGACGTTGATTGCTCGCCAGATCCACTGGACAACCCGGATGTGATTCGTTTGTTTTCTCACCAGCAGATCGGCGACCTGCCGGCCCGCCACCGAGAAAGCCGAGTCAATGGTTTTGATCACGTATTCGATTGGTTTGAACGACGCGAAATTTCTTTTCCCGGTCTGATCATTTGAGCGATGGGCGAATACGATAAGGAAACCGTTTGCCCGTAAACGGCTCAGATCACCCTACCACACTCGTCCATACGCCATCCAATTGCTTTCATGACACAGCATCTTCGTTCGTGCATTGTACCTTTCGCTGTCGTTTTCATCGCTGCTTCGTCCGTCGCTTTGGATGGACATGCCTTTGAGCCCGACGGTGGCTTCTCGCATCCAGGTATCGCCCACCGTCGTGCTAGTATCGATTTTGTGAAAGAGAAGTTGAGGGCATCTGAGGAGCCTTGGTCGACGGCATGGAAGCAGTTGTGCGATTCGAGCTACGCCAGCCTGGATTGGGAAGCCCAGCCTCGAGCCCACGTCGAGCGGGGGCCCAGCAACGATCCCAACATTGGATCATCGGAGTTCACGCAGGACGGCACAGCGGCGTACACGATGGCATTGCGATGGACGCTCTCGGGAGACGCCCGCTATGCCAACAAGTCGGCTGAAATCATTGACGCTTGGTCAAGCACGCTGAAGTCGATCTCCAATCACGACGCGCGGCTGTTGGTCGGAATGGACGGCCAGAAGTACTTGAACGCTGCCGAACTGTTAAAACACACTTGGGACGGTTGGCCCGACCAGAATCAGGCACGATTTCGCGAAATGTTACTCGGCATTTGGTATCCCATCATCAAAGATTTCTATCCGTCCGCGAATGGCAATTGGGATGCGTCGATGCTTCAGACGATGATTGCGATGGGGATCTTTTTGGATGATCGTGAAATCTTCGATCGCGCCGCCGACTATTTCCTTTCGGGAGAAGGTAACGGTGCCGTTGCCAACTATTTCAACCAATTTGGTGAGTGTCAAGAATCGGGCCGCGATCAGGTTCACACACAAATGGGATTGGAGTTTCTTGCTAACACGTGCGAGTTTGCGTGGAACCAGGGCGTTGACCTGTACGGCGCCCACGACAACCGTTTGCTTTTGGGGTTCGAGTACACAGCCAAGTACAACCTTGGCCACGATGTTCCCTACGTCCCGTATCGCAGTTTTGAAGGGCGGTACCATTACAAGGAAATTTCGGATAACAGCCGCGGTTCATTGCGTTTGATGTACGAGAAGGTTTTTAATCACTTCGGCAATCGTAAGGGAATGTCCGCCGAATTTACCGAGCAAGCGGCGTTGAAGAATCGCGAGCGAGTTTTTCAGAAACCCGATTCCGATCGTGATCGGGGGCGGAGCCGACGACGTCGGTCTGATTCGGATAGCGAAAGAGGTCGTCGCCGTGGTAGTCGTGGGCAGGGCTCGTTGCCGTGGGACACGCTGATGTTCGCCAATCAATCGACCGTTCTTTTCGCGATTCCGTAGTGAGGCCTGCCTTTTTCGGCAACCTGCATTTAGCTGCTACGTCTTCGTAAGTTTCGCACTCTCGTTTTGATCGGATCATGATGCCCAGTCGACTTTTCCTTTGGTCGCTCACGTCCGCGCTGGCAGGATTTTTGTTCGGCTTTGACACGGTCGTGATTTCGGGCGCTGAGAAAACGATTCAGCAACTGTGGTCGCTCAGTCCCGGTCTTCACGGTTTGGCCATGAGCATGGCGCTTTGGGGCACCGTGATCGGTTCGCTTGTTGGTGCTTGGCCGACGGATCACTTCGGTCGCAAGAAGACATTGCTTTGGATCGGAATTCTTTACCTGGTCTCGGCGGTCTGGTCGGGGTTAGCGACGGACGTCTATTCGTTCATGGTTGCCCGTTGGATCGGCGGACTGGGCGTCGGGATATCGACGGTCGCCGCACCGCTTTTTATCTCGGAAATCTCGCCGCCCGACCGGCGTGGCCGATTGGCGGGAATGTTTCAATTCAACATTGTTTTTGGAATCTTGGTCGCGTTCGCTTCGAACGCACTGCTTGGCGGAATCGGCGACAACGCATGGCGTTGGATGCTGGGCGTAGAAGCCATTCCCGCATTGATCTATAGCTTGATGTGCATCGGGCTTCCCGAGAGTCCAAGGTGGTTGATCTCGCACGGGAAGAACGAAGCCGAGGCGTCTCGCGTCATCGGGCTGGCAAATCCCCGTTTTTCAGAATCGGAAATCGACGGCCAGATACGGCAGATCCGAACGGATGCAGAGAAGTCAGTCGGTTCGGGGAAATTTTGGCAGATGCGACTGCGGACGCCGATTCTGCTTGCGTTCTTGATCGCGTTCTTCAACCAGCTATCGGGTATCAACGCGATTCTCTATTTCGCGCCGCGTATTTTTGAACTCACCGGACTCGGCCAGGAAGCAGCATTGTTGCAGTCGGTCGGCATCGGGGTGACAAACTTAGTTTTCACGTTTGTGGGGCTTTGGTTGATCGATCGATTGGGGCGTCGGACGCTGTTGTTGATCGGATCGTTTGGGTACATCGTATCGCTGGGGATGTGCGCGTGGGCTTTTCAGACCGAGGCGTTCAAGATTGTGCCGGCGTGCATTTTCGCCTTCATCGCGGCGCACGCCGTCGGGCAAGGTGCTGTGATTTGGGTTTTCATTTCTGAAATCTTCCCGAACAAGCAGCGGGCAAAGGGGCAAACCCTGGGCAGCTTCACGCACTGGATTTTCGCGGCGCTGTTGACGACGTTTTTTCCCAGCATGGTGACCGCGTTTCCGGCATCCCAAGTTTTCTTTTTCTTCTGTTTCATGATGGTGCTGCAACTGGTCTGGGTGATTTTTATGGTGCCCGAAACCAAAGGCGTGCCGTTGGAAGAGATGGAAGCGAAGCTGGGCATCGAATGAGGTAGCGACTCAGGCGGCGCGTCAAAGTAGCCGACAAGCGATGAATGAATGTCGAGGGTCGTACAGCGATACCACGCTGGATTGGCGCAGCAATCCACGACAATG
Above is a window of Rubripirellula tenax DNA encoding:
- a CDS encoding class I SAM-dependent methyltransferase — translated: MPILERVRAVAGSIKFNLQVQSLPDRRYLRKTMLPAMAKACPANVLLAGTRRYTRRYPAAFDPHVTKVWTIDFDPGAERFGNGSLHHTGDMCEVDQVFQGVLFDVIHVNGLLGFGVNEPAEVCRMVEACHRALKPNGSLMLGWDVDCSPDPLDNPDVIRLFSHQQIGDLPARHRESRVNGFDHVFDWFERREISFPGLII
- a CDS encoding alginate lyase family protein, which encodes MTQHLRSCIVPFAVVFIAASSVALDGHAFEPDGGFSHPGIAHRRASIDFVKEKLRASEEPWSTAWKQLCDSSYASLDWEAQPRAHVERGPSNDPNIGSSEFTQDGTAAYTMALRWTLSGDARYANKSAEIIDAWSSTLKSISNHDARLLVGMDGQKYLNAAELLKHTWDGWPDQNQARFREMLLGIWYPIIKDFYPSANGNWDASMLQTMIAMGIFLDDREIFDRAADYFLSGEGNGAVANYFNQFGECQESGRDQVHTQMGLEFLANTCEFAWNQGVDLYGAHDNRLLLGFEYTAKYNLGHDVPYVPYRSFEGRYHYKEISDNSRGSLRLMYEKVFNHFGNRKGMSAEFTEQAALKNRERVFQKPDSDRDRGRSRRRRSDSDSERGRRRGSRGQGSLPWDTLMFANQSTVLFAIP
- a CDS encoding sugar porter family MFS transporter — protein: MPSRLFLWSLTSALAGFLFGFDTVVISGAEKTIQQLWSLSPGLHGLAMSMALWGTVIGSLVGAWPTDHFGRKKTLLWIGILYLVSAVWSGLATDVYSFMVARWIGGLGVGISTVAAPLFISEISPPDRRGRLAGMFQFNIVFGILVAFASNALLGGIGDNAWRWMLGVEAIPALIYSLMCIGLPESPRWLISHGKNEAEASRVIGLANPRFSESEIDGQIRQIRTDAEKSVGSGKFWQMRLRTPILLAFLIAFFNQLSGINAILYFAPRIFELTGLGQEAALLQSVGIGVTNLVFTFVGLWLIDRLGRRTLLLIGSFGYIVSLGMCAWAFQTEAFKIVPACIFAFIAAHAVGQGAVIWVFISEIFPNKQRAKGQTLGSFTHWIFAALLTTFFPSMVTAFPASQVFFFFCFMMVLQLVWVIFMVPETKGVPLEEMEAKLGIE